A single genomic interval of Helianthus annuus cultivar XRQ/B chromosome 13, HanXRQr2.0-SUNRISE, whole genome shotgun sequence harbors:
- the LOC118485842 gene encoding uncharacterized protein LOC118485842, whose translation MTTAKKVRHTPMVEKRKNRQQILTPDTNTCGPAMRTRGGRKVKDAHCEEKVRRRKLIILPDSDLDTPMENIEKRKKGEGDQDGPATRTRGAQRWREDSKPKKNVKRKLITDGDSQMSADTALPKQDAIAVKKTKKVKHDRVETRSGKHAKTTHKWPKLKTRSSPMQLFKCIKSLTRNQQEDVNRMGFGKMLSFNISGIPLKIAHYVVDHFNPQEMAIELPCGSIDVDVQSVHDLLGIPKKGIDMQNVRTNSKLDVAVEAWRKRYRKRFVAPTNLARSILTSDEANSFHFRLDFLMLFLTVMVECNKNGRMKEWILKTFTGDTDFSKINWCAYLIQQIKSCKDGWKSSDPESPFSGPLTLLAVSGLFNKTY comes from the exons ATGACCACAG CTAAAAAGGTTCGTCATACCCCGATGGTTGAGAAGCGCAAAAACAGGCAACAAATAT TGACACCGGATACTAATACATGCGGACCAGCAATGCGGACAAGGGGGGGTAGAAAAG TTAAGGATGCACATTGTGAGGAGAAGGTACGCAGGAGAAAGCTAATAA TTTTACCAGATAGTGACTTGGACACTCCGATGGAAAAcattgagaaaagaaaaaaag GCGAGGGCGATCAGGACGGGCCGGCGACACGCACAAGAGGAG CTCAGCGATGGCGTGAAGATAGCAAACCAAAGAAAAATGTCAAAAGGAAACTAATAA CAGATGGTGACTCACAGATGAGTGCAGATACAGCTCTACCAAAACAGGATGCAATTGctgttaaaaaaacaaaaaaagtaaaACATGATCGGGTGGAAACCCGAAGTGGCAAACACGCAAAAACGACGCATAAGTGGCCTAAACTAAAAACACGTTCGTCACCTATGCAGTTGTTCAAATGCATCAAGTCTCTAACGAGGAACCAACAAGAAGACGTTAATAGGATGGGTTTTGGAAAAATGTTGTCATTCAACATCAGTGGGATACCTCTAAAAATTGCCCACTATGTTGTGGACCACTTTAACCCACAAGAAATGGCTATTGAATTGCCATGTGGGTCAATAGATGTTGATGTTCAGTCTGTCCATGACCTTCTAGGGATTCCTAAGAAGGGCATAGACATGCAAAATGTACGAACAAATTCAAAGCTTGATGTTGCTGTTGAAGCATGGAGAAAACGATATCGTAAACGATTTGTGGCACCAACAAACCTGGCACGATCTATACTCACAAGTGATGAAGCCAACAGTTTTCATTTCCGACTGGACTTCCTGATGTTATTCTTAACCGTCATGGTTGAGTGTAACAAAAATGGGCGAATGAAAGAGtggattttgaaaacttttacAGGAGACACGGATTTTAGTAAAATCAATTGGTGTGCCTATCTGATCCAACAAATCAAATCATGTAAAGATGGCTGGAAGAGTTCTGATCCTGAATCTCCATTTTCTGGACCACTCACACTTTTGGCTGTAAGTGGCCTGTTTAACAAAACTTACTAA